A stretch of Brassica rapa cultivar Chiifu-401-42 chromosome A08, CAAS_Brap_v3.01, whole genome shotgun sequence DNA encodes these proteins:
- the LOC103834187 gene encoding endonuclease 3-like — protein sequence MGLSLRTWVASILLLTHLVHGALGWGVDGHYAVCKIAQSYFEEKTLVAVKKILPAYANGELAAVCSWPDEIKRRPEWSWTYALHFVNTPDNECNYEYSRVFLFLQIFIRVSVCFLCEGDCHNDKCVTGAIFNYTSQLMFQFHYNLTEALMFVSHFMGDIHQPLHEGFVGDQGGNKIKLNWYEQETNLHRVWDNKIIESAQEKYYNSSLSVMIHSLQHKLKYAWSNDVPSWESCPPHETACPNP from the exons ATGGGTTTATCGTTGAGAACGTGGGTGGCAAGTATACTCCTCCTTACACATCTCGTCCATGGAGCTCTTGGTTGGGGAGTCGATGGTCATTACGCTGTCTGCAAAATAGCTCAG AGCTATTTTGAGGAAAAAACTCTAGTTGCAGTGAAGAAAATTCTGCCTGCATATGCAAATGGTGAACTAGCAGCTGTTTGCTCATGGCCTGATGAGATCAAACGCCGCCCTGAGTGGAGCTGGACTTACGCTTTGCATTTTGTTAACACACCTGATAACGAATGCAACTATGAGTATTCTCGTGTTTTTCTGTTCTTGCAAATATTCATTCGCGTTTCTGTTTG CTTTTTATGTGAAGGGGACTGCCATAATGACAAGTGCGTGACAGGAGCAATCTTCAATTACACAAGCCAATTAATGTTTCAATTCCACT ATAACTTGACAGAAGCTCTCATGTTCGTATCACACTTTATGGGAGATATCCATCAG CCCTTGCATGAAGGTTTTGTTGGAGATCAAGGTGGTAACAAAATCAAACTCAATTGGTACGAACAAGAAACTAATTTGCACCGT GTGTGGGATAACAAGATAATTGAGTCTGCTCAAGAGAAATACTACAATTCAAGCCTTTCAGTCATGATTCATTCCCTTCAACACAAACTCAAG TACGCCTGGTCAAATGATGTTCCGTCATGGGAGTCATGTCCACCTCACGAAACAGCGTGCCCAAATCCGTAA